cataaagattagtaagtttactagcaaataaatagcAGTATTAAACACCaataaatttactcaagtatctatatctctagtttactctttaattaatttcattctagttctcttgcttgtttacttattatacttgtgtgcataacttactcttctcttgctgcatcgttgaatatcaattgtcaatataataaattcttaactcttataactcacatGAGCTTGCCATTTTTTCTcttaactgaactttcatgtacaTGATTCggttactagcccgttgagctacattggaacaataaggatacttgggcctcttctgatcataacatgccaaagccatgtcccagacatggtcttacatgggatgttatcatatcggtgcccatgccatgtcccagacatggtcttacaggggacctctcatctcggtgccaacgccatgtcccagacatggtcttacatgagacctctcatctcggtgccaatgccatgtcccagacatggtcttacatgggacctctcatgatctcaaggatACCAATGCCATGttccaaacatggtcttacatgggatctcatcacccaaatgtcatgacatttgtatccaatacattccaaaagtttcaacgggactttttaatactaattctctatcgtatcatacttgagtcaacatcaaataaattcatgaaataaatacataatttctggaaaatatcagcattaataataattattaaaatattgcatttatttactgtaaacttaccttggtgccaaatatagccaaattcaccaacttagccttcaactttattctttcctttgtctagCTTCgagtttcattcttcttgatctaaaatagaaaatttaacttatttaatactcacatttatcaaaacagccctcgactctaacttttccaaaattatgattttgcccctaaacttttgcataattacatttttgccccaaggctcagaaattaaacttcatctcttattcttatgttttataacatgctgaacatttttctcttctatgacaacatcaaattctcactctaacatttacttatgtgcattagggatttttaccgattatgtcaacttactcgttttcgcttaaaatcgactagcaaaagttgtttaacataatttctagcttcatattctaccataaaacatcaaaataaacacatttcacctatgggtatttttccaaatataaaccctagattaaattattgctagaataagctaaattaagctaccaggattccaaaaacgtaaagaacattaaaaacggggcttgggatcacttactatggagcttggaagcttgaaaaccctaactatggcttctacccttgctaaattcggcctaatgaagaagatgatcaaaaattggcttttaattttatttttaattcattttaataactaaatgactaaaattcccttaatgaaaaactttggaaacatgcctaaccatgtccatttttgtccaccaacttaaccaatggtctataccatataaagacctccaatttaaaatttcataacaattggacacctctaacatgtagaactcaacttttgcactttttacaatttagtccttttgactaaattgagtgcccaaacgtcgaaatttttgaacaaaattttcacgaaatctttccgtgaaattgtaggccataaaaatataataaaaataaatttttttctcatcggatttgtggtcccgaaaccactgttccaataaccttaaatttgggccattacagcaTCAATGTGTATTAATATGCTTATTTGATATGTTAAATAGTACTTGAAACTTGTGTTATGGAGTTAGTGGTTGAAAGCTTAGATAAAACTCAAGAAtgtgtaaaattgtaaataattccAATACTGTCTGAGCAACAGCTTAACGAAATTAGTATTAACTACATTGTCGCCTAAGCAGCTCCttagctaaaaaaaaaaaagaaaaaaactaataacTCTAGTACTGCCTAGGCAAGAGCTTTGGTCGCTTGGGTGATAACTTGATGTACTATTACTGTTTTTtggttttacttaatttctaataaattcCTTAAAGATTTGAGTAGCCTTTAATAAACTAAGTAACTTTCTTATTCTTATAATTTACCaagttctttgttttaattgacGCCATAagattttttaactttgttttgaaaacataaaactaattttgaataaaatttaaatcttttctataattttataaaaaaaaattatcactttattttcttaaataaagtattGATTTTGTTCCGAAAATGTCCCATTAGTGTCTCACATTCGTACCGGTCATTGAGATGGGCGTTACAATAagtatattgtttttataatatatagtatgagcacataaataagttattttcATACTTCTTGGTCataagttttataaataaatatattataacacttttataacaagtaaattatttttataataaacttttagCCTTAACTTTagaactttttaaatttaaataaaataattttttgttataactttataaaatacataaattatttttatagtataagAAAAATTTGGCCGTAATCATCCTGTGCACTCATACATGttcatgtttataatataaattttataactccaATTCTTACACTAATTTAGTGGGACCCACctaaatatattatcatttgtAATTACAAGCAATTACACTTATATCTAAGTACTATATTAATGAATTCATTGACATATGATTATTTTCAAATTGCAAAAATCATTCTTATGGTTTTGCCTTACTATTTGATTTTGTCTGTCCAAGTAATTGTTACAAGTGCAGTGTGAAGAAATACAAAagatgtaatttatttaatattggtAGATTCATTGAGGGGAGCAGACTCCACATCTTTCCAGCTATAACTCTTTTGATAAGGTAAAAAGTTTGAACTGCGATCTAGGTTGTTTCTTTGCACTTTTGTTATGCATCCTGAAATGCGTCAAACCGACTTTCTAAAACTTCACATTTTGTCGTTTTTCCGAAACAtgtaatttcattaatttcttttctgGCATGACTATCTCAAATGTTTAAACGCAAACGATGTTTTCTAGTTTAGGtttttatatacaattttatatataaatttaaaatttaataaatgtttttgttccatttaattcttattccttttttgttccaatttattaggaatttataattttaaagattacCTTTTTTGAACTTCATGTAATGGTCTGATGATCAAATGTGCTCACCGCCTTAGATATATCTTGGGTTCGAGTCACATTAATTACGTTGGTTGTTTGGACTTTGTCTTgttattataattcaaaaaaaaaaaacttctcgacattttaatttactagAATTTCTTGATCTTGGTTAGAGTCTTTTAAATGCTTTGTTGAATTCAATCTAATTAAAACATCAATCACCCATTCACAAATTTGGtctttaattttctctttattattctattttctttattttaattaggatTACTTgaattaccttttaaattttaaatcatgtcaAATTCGTTAAAGTAGTTAATCATATTCTAATCTCTCTTCTTGAACTAATTTCCACTCCATTAATTCAATATTTGGGTCCAAGATTACGCATCAACATAGGTGCTATAACTTTTCCTCTACATAACAGACTTTCAAagttaaaactattttattagttttcatTTATAAACCatgatatcttttaaaattatttcaaaactttttatacaagataattttaaagataactGATTGTATTtagccaaaaagaaaatgatgatgacttccacatttttcaaaattcacatAGTAGTCCTCAAAAGGGTTATAAcaggaaaatatttaatatgcaACTTGAGTTGATGACAAATATATATAAGgtatcataaaaaatatataaaataaatagggtACTAGACAAAATTATAACTTCACTTGTgaagttattattattgaatactCACTTAACCATATTAAAGATCATCTCTTGtaagtataattaattttgtatttagttCATTTCCAACCATTTAGAACCACATATATCTTACCCAAGCTTGCTTATAAACTTTGAATGCATTTAGTAGAgcgtaaaaatagaaagattgaaaaagatctcaaaaataaaatacaatgatTTTTCATCCATAATTAATGGAAACATTCTTCATCCCATGCTTAAGTTGTGTTGGAAGATGAAAGGCAGTGACTTTACaagtataattatatgtttgatcgattataaaatagtattaattaatacaatataCAACAAACAACAAACGACAAAcgagataaaaattaaactcatCTGAATCGAATTGGATAAAACCCACACAAGACATGCACAAGTTAAAATTATACCTAAATATAACTAATTATATGCaagaaaaaagtttgaaatcttTTATCATAAACTAGATTATTGCATACACAACATGAGTGgaaacaaatttataatatatatatatataaattttattgaaatcaTTATTAACctttcatttgaaaataaaagcatatttgggtagaaataaaaagatatatgtaGGGGAAAAAAGGTAGAGACTCATTTAAACAAAACTGTAAAGTTtgagattatatatattagcattttaaaattgaagactaaaatgatatattttgaaACTTTGGGGACTCATTGTGATATTTACTCAAAATGTTTCTACCTCATAACTGCCAATTATTTAACACAAGGTCTACGTATACTTTCCAACTTTTTTCCAGTTTTCCTTGGTTTTCCAATCATCCAAACACAAAAGCAAAATAagttcttttatcaaatttaatttttccctCTCCAATTCTCAAACTTTCCACTTATTCCAGGGTTTCTTCACCTCCCATTTCATTTAAAAGGCGGCGCTGAGCAAAGGGCAAGAGTTTGTTGCCTTcctttttgtgaaaatttattgAAAGAAACAAGCCTTAGATCTTGCGGGCATCGTGGAATTTGAAAGAGTTAGACCTAAATCAATTCCAGGTAACATTTTTGGTCAATTGGGTCTTTAAATTTGTAGTTTTTGGTGAAAGTGAACTAATTTGTTTAATACCTTAAAATAGAGTGATTAGCCGAgttaagaaaaaggattaaTCTTCGTGAAGTTTTATAGAGCTAATGCAAGTTTAGATTGTGCTTAGTAAGCCCTTTGAATTTAGCCCATTTTTGTAATTTCCGTTTTTCGATTGCTTGGAACCTAGATTGTTTCGAAATATTGGTAATTTTTGTAGACTCAAAagtgttgtttttgttgctTGAAGAGTTAAAGGTGGCTTGATATTAACTATCAAAAGTATCCCATGCCTGTATTTATTCacttttgtaaaaattgtgGCATTGAAGGTGTTTAGTTGCTATGGTATTGCCTCTGCTGTAATTATCTTGCTGTGACATGGGATTTCTCCTTCACTGGAATTTGTTCAAGTTGCTTTTACTTGTTGAAGATTTTGATGATTCTATGTCCAAATTCATCATATTTGGTTAAGGGGGATAAAAAACTTCATCCTTGAGACATGGACTGTATTATTAGGGCTTGGGTCAGTTACTTATTTAAAGGGGATTTTAGTTAATGACAAATCTTCCGAAGTTTAGTTACTATGTGGTCAATGGTTGTTTGAATGGAATTATGTTAGTGACTCCTTTTATGctgttttaattagtttatttgttcTTATGGTTCTTACTTTTGTAATTAGGATTTGAAGTCTTGACAGATTTAGGTGAAGTTAGTATTTTGCGCATTGCCTTTTATAATCTGTCAATTGTAAAATAGCTTCCTTCATCCAATCCTGAGCGTGATTGCTTAGAAAGCCCTAGACAtgatttccctttttctttcttatttattgCTGATTTCCCTCATTCATATCATCTTCTTTCATTGCcttcattttttcttctaaatagccttaaaatatctttttattcTCCTTGGAGTAGACAATGAGGCGAGTCATGTTGGCTTCAGTTATAGGTTGTTTTGGGCTTATTAGATTTTGTTCTTGGACTTTTAGTGTCAATTATGTAGGCTGTCAGTGTAGTTGAGTTCGCTATTCTGGTTATCTTTTATCAACTTTGCACTGCAGACTTTTGGCTTCCATTTTGGGTCAGGTTTCAATTCTTCACAGTTTTTCTGGTTGATTGGATTCAAGTTATATCAGATTCGGGTTGTTGGTCTTAAGTCTATCTTGTTTATGTTGAACTTTCAAGTGATTAATCCTggttttatgaattttttctgTGTTATCTTTCAAACCTAAACCCTCAAACAGTTAAAGATTGGTTTTGAACTGAAAAAGTTCCTGGAGCCAGGGAGATGCAACTTGGATAGAAACCTAGCTGGCGAACAAGTATtataccctttttcttttttgtttcaaaactatcaatttgTGGTGTCATGCTTGTTGAATAGTTTGAATAAAGGTTACACCTGCAGGATCTTTGATAAAAACTTTATCTGATCAAATCTTAACAACAGAGGAACCATAATGAAAGCAAAAATGAATAAGTAGTCTGGTGAATCAACATATTAAGAAATAAGAAGGGGAAGAAATTGTTTGTCAAAATCCTTTCTCAAGGGGAAAAAGgacaaaaatgaaagaaagaaaaaggtgaaACTATGAAAATTTTTTGTTGCTGTTGGATATCAAGTATGATTTTGTATTTTCCAcgtttaatttctttaaaagaatGAATTAGATCAGAACTTtctttttataagttttatcaGATGATTAACTTTCAATATCAATATATAGGCtgtaaaaatttcataaacataCTCGGCACAAGTAATAATGAatgattttttaagttttattgatTAAATCTTTTCTATAACTTCTTCCAATGCTTTTAGATAGAGGATGTACTGCATCTTCAATCCCTAATTAATGATAAACTAGGTCCTACATCAGAGGGCCATATTCTCATAGACAACTTGCATGTTGACACCTCTTCACAAACATACACAAGGTTCCTTTTGTTACGTTGACCATAGGTGGCTTCTTCTCATGGTTTTAGGCATAAGTTGATTTGGCTCTGATATAGTAGTGTGTTCCCCCAAGACTAAGATACAACTAGTTTCAGATTGTCAAGTTACAAAATCTTGCAAAGTTACTTCCTTTGTGTTAGAATTGCTAAATTAGTACTTTTTATTCTTATTGATGATTGGCTCTGGGTATCATGTCTAATGTTCATAGCAATTAATGCAAattgcattttcatttttgttccattttttacttttttcactttctttttccttttgataTTTCATCATAGACctgattatttttctttcaatttcccTTCCCCTTCCCATTATAGAGGAAGAGATTACTGTTAAATATGGTTGTCTTTTAACAACTGCTCATTAGTTTCTTTACCTATCACAGGTGTGCTATATAATACTTTTGGGTACTAAATAAGTTGCTTCACtaattgaaaacttaaaaaGGGATTTTGCTGCCAATGTTTATGTTCTGTCAAGAAGAAAATTCCATTTATATGTTGATTAATTATGCTGgtatacatatttttgtttgattccCTAGCTTGTTTTGGCTAACCTCCGCTGACCTGCCACCTcattatgtatgtatgtatattagtttcctttcttttttgtctCTACTGCAATTTAACTTAGAGTATATACATGCTGTTTTTGAAGCTTTTCCTTGGAAGCATTTTCTGTTCTGTTTATTGAATGGAGGGAGCCCTTTGAATCACGTCAGTCTGTTGCCTCATTTCATGTAGTCATGGCTGATCATGCTTTAGTGGTAGCTGATACTTCTCATACCCTTGTAGAACATTCATTAGTTATCGGGCAGGAATTTCCTGATGTTGAAACCTGCAGAAGAACCTTGAAAGATATTGCTATAGCATTGCATTTTGATCTTAGGATAGTGAAATCAGATCGCAGCCGATTTATAGCCAAGTGCTCCAAAGAAGGTTGTCCCTGGCGAGTCCATGTTGCAAAATGTCCTGGGGTTCCAACTTTCTCAATTAGAACTCTGCATGGAGAGCATACATGTGAAGGGGTTCGCAACCTCCATCATCAGCAAGCATCAGTGGGTTGGGTTGCAAGATCAGTTGAAGCACGCATTCGGGATAATCCACAGTACAAACCAAAAGAAATCCTGCAAGATATCCGAGACCAGCATGGAGTTGCTGTTTCTTATATGCAAGCTTGGCGAGGAAAGGAACGAAGTATGGCTGCTCTTCATGGGACTTTTGAAGAAGGGTATCGCCTTCTTCCTGCATACTGTGAGCAAATAAGAAAAACCAACCCTGGAAGTGTTGCATCGGTTTTTGCCACTGGacaagaaaattgttttcaGCGCCTCTTTATTTCTTACCGTGCTTCTATCTATGGTTTTATAACCGCCTGTAGACCACTTCTAGAACTTGATAAGGCAGATCTGAAAGGAAAATACTTGGGTGCATTACTTTGTGCTGCAGCTGTTGATGCTGATGACGCATTGTTTCCCTTGGCAATTGCTATTGTTGACGTGGAAAGTGATGAAAATTGGATGTGGTTCATGTCAGAGTTGAGGAAGCTTCTTGGTGTGAACACTGAAAACATGCCTAGACTTACTATACTGTCTGAAAGACAGCGAGGCATGGTAGATGCAGTAGAAACCCATTTTCCTAGTGCGTTTCATGGTTTTTGTCTACGTTATGTCAGTGAAAATTTCCGTGATACATTTAAGAACACAAAGTTGGTTAATATCTTCTGGAACGCTGTTTATGCTCTCACGACTGTAGAGTTTGAGAGCAAAATTGCAGAAATGGTAGAGATCTCACAGGATGTTATACAATGGTTTCAACTCTTCCCTCCCCGGCTTTGGGCAGTAGCATATTTTGAAGGAGTGAGATATGGCCACTTTACGCTTGGTGTGACTGAGATGTTATATAATTGGGCCCTCGAATGTCATGAGCTCCCCATTGTGCAGATGATGGAACATATTCGCCATCAACTAACTACTTGGTTTACCAATCGTCGTGAAATGGGAATGAGATGGACCTCAATTCTTGTTCCATCTGCCGAGAAGCGAATTTCGGAGGCAATTGCAGATGCTCGTTGCTACCAAGTACTTAGAGCAAATGAAGTTGAGTTTGAGATTGTCTCAACCGAGAGGACTAATATAGTGGATATTAGGAGTCGTGTGTGTTCCTGTCGGCGATGGCAGCTGTATGGTTTACCATGTGCACATGCTGCAGCTGCCCTTATTTCTTGTGGGCAGAATGCTCATATGTTTGCCGAACCTTGTTTCACAGTGGGAAGCTACCGTGAGACCTATTCACAGATGATACATCCTATTCCAGATAAGAGCATTTGGAAGGAGCTGGGTGAAGGAGCTGAGGGTGGAGCTGCGAAGCTTGATATCACAATACGCCCTCCCAAAATTCGCCGGCCACCTGGCAGACCGAAAAAGAAAGTCCTTCGTGTAGAGAACTTGAAGCGGCCAAAGAGAGTTGTTCAATGTGGTAGATGCCATTTATTAGGTCATTCTCAAAAGAAATGCACAATGCCAATTTGACCCTGATTTAGAATCTTTTTTTGCCCCTTTCTTTTTAGCCTttcaatattttgttttgaaattccAATAGAATCAGTAATGTGTTTGTAATGTTATTGTATGGTTTTAACATTCCAGTCTTAGAATAAAGCATATCCTCTGCTCAAATCTCCTTCCATGTGCACATAGTTACTAAATAATTGCCCCTCTTATGATGAAAGAGTTAATCTATTTCTGTTCAATTGGTTCTGAACTATACCTCTTGGGGGGATTCGGTATATAAAGGCCTTCATATTATCAAGTAAATTAACTTATTAGACACGCTAGTTTGATTGACAATTTGGTTCTAACCCAGTGGCTCAGTTgactttatttttaagattCCAACCCATGGTTTTATCAACATTTATGGTAAGAAACTTGTGAAATTTGATTATAACCGCACGAAAAAGCCATATCTTATTATCATAGCTCGCATTTAATTGCCCATGACTA
The nucleotide sequence above comes from Gossypium raimondii isolate GPD5lz chromosome 13, ASM2569854v1, whole genome shotgun sequence. Encoded proteins:
- the LOC105783147 gene encoding uncharacterized protein LOC105783147 is translated as MADHALVVADTSHTLVEHSLVIGQEFPDVETCRRTLKDIAIALHFDLRIVKSDRSRFIAKCSKEGCPWRVHVAKCPGVPTFSIRTLHGEHTCEGVRNLHHQQASVGWVARSVEARIRDNPQYKPKEILQDIRDQHGVAVSYMQAWRGKERSMAALHGTFEEGYRLLPAYCEQIRKTNPGSVASVFATGQENCFQRLFISYRASIYGFITACRPLLELDKADLKGKYLGALLCAAAVDADDALFPLAIAIVDVESDENWMWFMSELRKLLGVNTENMPRLTILSERQRGMVDAVETHFPSAFHGFCLRYVSENFRDTFKNTKLVNIFWNAVYALTTVEFESKIAEMVEISQDVIQWFQLFPPRLWAVAYFEGVRYGHFTLGVTEMLYNWALECHELPIVQMMEHIRHQLTTWFTNRREMGMRWTSILVPSAEKRISEAIADARCYQVLRANEVEFEIVSTERTNIVDIRSRVCSCRRWQLYGLPCAHAAAALISCGQNAHMFAEPCFTVGSYRETYSQMIHPIPDKSIWKELGEGAEGGAAKLDITIRPPKIRRPPGRPKKKVLRVENLKRPKRVVQCGRCHLLGHSQKKCTMPI